One Cynocephalus volans isolate mCynVol1 chromosome 5, mCynVol1.pri, whole genome shotgun sequence DNA window includes the following coding sequences:
- the LOC134378043 gene encoding 60 kDa heat shock protein, mitochondrial-like, giving the protein MLRLPTVLRQLRPVSRALAPHLTRAYAKDVKFGADARALMLQGVDLLADAVAVTMGPKGRTVIIEQSWGSPKVTKDGVTVAKSIDLKDKYKNIGAKLVQDVANNTNEEAGDGTTTATVLTRSIAKEGFEKISKGANPVEIRRGVMLAVDAVIAELKKQSKPVTTPEEIAQVATISANGDKEIGNIISDAMKKVGRKGVITVKDGKTLNDELEIIEGMKFDRGYISPYFTNTSKGQKCEFQDAYVLLSEKKISSVQSIVPALEIANAHRKPLVIIAEDVDGEALSTLVLNRLKVGLQVVAVKAPGFGDNRKNQLKDMAIATGGAVFGEEGLTLNLEDVQPHDLGKVGEVIVTKDDAMLLKGKGDKSQIEKRIQEIIEQLDVTTSEYEKEKLNERLAKLSDGVAVLKVGGTSDVEVNEKKDRVTDALNATRAAVEEGIVLGGGCALLRCIPALDSLTPANEDQKIGIEIIKRTLKIPAMTIAKNAGVEGSLIVEKIMQSSSEVGYDAMLGDFVNMIEKGIIDPTKVVRTALLDAAGVASLLTTAEVVVTEIPKEEKDPGMGGMGGMGGMGGMGGGMF; this is encoded by the coding sequence ATGCTTCGATTACCCACAGTCCTTCGCCAGTTGAGACCAGTGTCCAGGGCACTGGCTCCTCATCTCACTCGGGCGTATGCCAAAGATGTAAAATTTGGTGCAGATGCCCGAGCCTTAATGCTTCAAGGTGTAGACCTCTTAGCCGATGCCGTAGCCGTTACAATGGGGCCAAAGGGAAGAACAGTGATTATTGAACAGAGTTGGGGAAGTCCCAAAGTAACAAAAGATGGTGTAACTGTTGCAAAGTCAATTGACTTAAAggataaatataagaatattgGAGCTAAACTTGTTCAAGATGTTGCCAATAACACAAATGAAGAGGCTGGTGATGGCACCACCACTGCTACTGTACTGACACGCTCTATTGCCAAGGAAGGCTTCGAGAAGATTAGCAAAGGTGCTAATCCAGTGGAAATCAGGAGAGGTGTGATGTTAGCTGTTGATGCTGTAATTGCTGAACTTAAGAAGCAGTCCAAACCTGTGACCACCCCTGAAGAAATTGCTCAGGTTGCTACGATTTCCGCAAATGGAGACAAAGAAATTGGCAACATTATTTCTGATGCAATGAAAAAGGTTGGAAGAAAGGGTGTCATCACagtaaaggatggaaaaacactGAATGATGAATTAGAAATTATTGAGGGCATGAAGTTTGATCGAGGCTATATTTCTCCATATTTTACTAATACATCAAAAGGTCAGAAATGTGAATTCCAGGATGCCTATGTTCTCCtgagtgaaaagaaaatttctaGCGTCCAGTCTATTGTACCTGCTCTTGAAATTGCCAATGCTCACCGGAAGCCCTTGGTCATAATTGCTGAAGATGTTGATGGAGAAGCTCTAAGTACACTTGTTTTGAATAGGCTAAAGGTTGGTCTTCAAGTTGTAGCAGTGAAAGCTCCAGGTTTTGGTGACAATCGAAAGAACCAGCTTAAAGACATGGCTATTGCTACTGGTGGTGCAGTGTTTGGAGAAGAGGGATTGACCCTAAATCTTGAAGACGTTCAGCCTCATGACTTAGGAAAAGTTGGGGAGGTCATTGTGACCAAAGATGATGCCATGCTCTTGAAAGGAAAAGGTGACAAATCTCAAATTGAAAAACGCATTCAAGAAATCATTGAGCAGTTAGATGTCACAACTAGtgaatatgaaaaggaaaaactgaacGAACGTCTGGCAAAACTTTCAGATGGAGTAGCTGTGCTAAAGGTTGGTGGGACAAGTGATGTCGaagtgaatgaaaagaaagacagagTTACAGATGCCCTTAATGCTACAAGAGCTGCTGTTGAAGAAGGCATTGTTCTGGGAGGGGGTTGTGCCCTGCTTCGCTGCATTCCAGCCTTGGACTCATTAACTCCAGCTAATGAAGATCAAAAGATTGGtatagaaattattaaaagaacACTCAAAATTCCTGCCATGACCATTGCTAAGAATGCAGGTGTTGAAGGATCTTTGATAGTTGAGAAAATTATGCAAAGTTCCTCAGAAGTTGGTTATGATGCTATGCTTGGAGATTTTGTGAATATGATAGAAAAAGGAATCATTGATCCAACAAAGGTTGTAAGAACCGCTTTGTTGGATGCTGCTGGGGTAGCCTCTCTGTTAACTACAGCAGAAGTTGTAGTCACAGAAATTCCTAAAGAAGAGAAGGACCCTGGAATGGGAGGAATGGGTGGAATGGGAGGAATGGGTGGAATGGGAGGTGGCATGTTCTAA